A genomic region of Caulobacter sp. NIBR2454 contains the following coding sequences:
- a CDS encoding 2-dehydropantoate 2-reductase encodes MQQIAIVGPGAVGGTVAAWLAQSPDLSVTVCARAPFDGLSVETPDGEITATPNVLTEPSTATPQDWVLVCTKAYDAAGALTWLGGLVGPETKVAVLQNGVEHVERFAPHLPGVGIVPAVVDIPAERAAPGRIRQRRMGTILVPAGADSDAFVDLFAHTPIEVSTTDDFKTAAWRKLALNCAGAVNALTLKPSGVAHREAIADIMQALVAECVLVGRAEGAVLPDDLGRAVVDGYRSGPADGVNSLHADRAAGRPMELDARNGVIVRFGARHGIATPMNAMIVALIEAAAAPGDGRP; translated from the coding sequence ATGCAGCAGATCGCGATCGTCGGCCCGGGCGCCGTGGGTGGAACCGTCGCCGCCTGGCTCGCTCAGAGCCCCGATCTCTCCGTCACGGTCTGCGCCCGTGCGCCCTTTGACGGCCTGAGCGTGGAAACTCCGGATGGCGAGATCACCGCGACGCCGAACGTCCTGACCGAACCTTCGACCGCGACGCCGCAGGATTGGGTGCTGGTCTGCACCAAGGCCTATGACGCGGCTGGCGCTCTGACCTGGCTGGGCGGTCTGGTCGGTCCCGAGACCAAGGTCGCGGTGCTGCAAAACGGTGTCGAGCATGTGGAGCGGTTCGCGCCGCACCTGCCCGGCGTCGGCATCGTCCCGGCGGTGGTCGATATCCCGGCCGAGCGCGCCGCGCCGGGCCGCATTCGTCAGCGCCGCATGGGGACGATCCTGGTTCCGGCGGGCGCCGATAGCGACGCCTTCGTCGACCTGTTCGCCCACACGCCTATCGAGGTTTCAACCACCGACGACTTCAAGACCGCCGCCTGGCGCAAGCTGGCCCTCAACTGCGCCGGCGCGGTCAACGCCCTGACGCTCAAGCCCTCGGGCGTCGCACATCGTGAGGCGATCGCCGACATCATGCAGGCCCTGGTCGCCGAGTGTGTTCTGGTCGGTCGGGCCGAGGGCGCGGTGCTGCCCGACGACCTGGGTCGGGCGGTGGTGGACGGCTATCGATCGGGTCCCGCAGACGGGGTCAACTCGCTGCACGCCGACCGCGCCGCTGGTCGTCCCATGGAACTTGACGCCCGCAATGGCGTGATCGTCCGCTTCGGCGCGCGGCATGGGATCGCCACGCCCATGAACGCCATGATCGTCGCCCTGATTGAGGCTGCCGCCGCGCCGGGCGACGGTCGGCCCTAG